One region of bacterium genomic DNA includes:
- a CDS encoding PHP domain-containing protein, whose protein sequence is MTFPQKDVRLKTQAIIPRCSMLEEGEGSNIEHRASSHGYLTGKKRMPADLHIHTYFSDSTLSPREIVEEACRRRLSTIAITDHDTIDGISEANYWGEQYGLYVIPGVELSADTLKREIHMLGYFIDQNSESLRTYLRTFRETRYQRAQKIVEKLAKLGPRISFNRIKELAGRGCIGRLHVATVMREAGIVDSTAEAFQYIGQNGPCYVPKYHISPRQAIQIIRTAGGLPVLAHPGTLDGDEFIPQLISEGLAGLEAYHTEHPPDIEEHYRCLAEKYGLLITGGSDCHGLGKGRIMIGERVISDEMVERLRKADFEWRNEPGGRWIAE, encoded by the coding sequence ATGCTCGAGGAAGGTGAAGGGTCCAATATCGAGCATCGAGCATCGAGTCACGGTTACCTAACAGGAAAAAAAAGAATGCCAGCAGATCTACACATACATACCTACTTTTCTGATTCTACCCTTTCTCCCAGGGAGATAGTCGAGGAGGCCTGCCGACGCAGGCTTTCTACTATTGCTATTACTGATCACGATACCATTGATGGTATAAGTGAAGCCAATTATTGGGGAGAACAATACGGTTTATATGTCATACCCGGCGTAGAATTATCCGCCGATACCCTCAAGAGAGAAATCCACATGCTGGGGTATTTTATCGACCAGAACAGCGAATCGTTACGGACTTATCTCAGGACTTTCAGGGAAACCCGCTACCAAAGGGCTCAGAAAATAGTTGAAAAATTGGCTAAACTCGGGCCAAGAATTTCTTTTAACCGGATTAAAGAGCTGGCCGGGCGGGGCTGTATTGGCCGGCTGCATGTGGCCACCGTGATGCGTGAGGCGGGAATAGTGGACTCCACGGCTGAGGCCTTTCAATACATCGGCCAGAACGGCCCCTGTTATGTGCCTAAATATCATATTTCTCCGAGGCAGGCCATCCAGATTATCCGAACGGCTGGTGGTTTGCCTGTCCTGGCTCATCCTGGCACCCTCGATGGTGATGAATTTATCCCCCAACTTATTTCAGAAGGATTAGCAGGGCTGGAGGCCTACCATACGGAACATCCTCCGGATATAGAGGAACATTATCGATGTCTGGCTGAGAAATACGGGCTATTAATTACCGGAGGTTCTGATTGTCATGGTCTGGGTAAGGGGAGAATAATGATCGGAGAGCGGGTAATTTCAGATGAGATGGTAGAGCGATTACGGAAGGCAGATTTCGAGTGGCGGAATGAACCTGGCGGAAGGTGGATTGCGGAATGA